The region CGAATAATAAAGCTGCGGACAGCAAGGATGTCCAGACAGGGAATGCGGCTGCTGCCAGCGCAGCTCCTGCGGAGACTGGCGGAGCGGCCGCTTCAGAAGGGGCAACACGGACGGTAACCGGAGAATTCGGGGAGGTAGAGATTCCGGCGAACCCTAAGCGGGTAGCGGGAATCTATGTGGAGGATTACCTGAAGGCGCTCGGCGTCACCCCGGTGGTGCAGTGGTACCATCCCAGCTGGGGCAAGCAGGATTATCTGAATCTGGATGTGCCGGAATTTGATATCAGCGGCAGCATAGAAGCGCTGCTCGATAAGAATCCCGATCTGATTATTACCGATGGCGGTGTAGATGCCGCTAAGTATGAACAGTATTCCCAGATAGCCCCAACCTACCGCCTGCCGGAGAGCGTATTGCAGGATTCAAGACTAATCCTTACAGCAGTCGCAGACGCGCTGGGTATTCCTGAGAAGGGGAAGGCTGTGCTGGCCGAATATGACCAGAAGGTGGCAGAGGGCAAAGCCGCGTTGCAGCAGGCCCTGGGACAGGAGAAGGTGGCTGTGATCCGGCTTAATGTGGCAGACAAAACGGTTGCTCTTTTTGGAATCAAAAACCGCTTTACCGGTGTGCTCTATAATCAATTCGGTTTGACACCTGTTCCTTTGGCCGCTGAGATGACGGAATTCCAGTCGATCATCTCAGAAGAAGTGATCCCGGAGCTTGAGGCGGATCATATCATTGTATTTCCTGACAACGGGGGTTGGGATACTGCAGCTAATCAAGAGGCGATTAAAATACTTGATGGCCCCCTCTGGAAGAACCTTCCTGCGGTAAAGAACGGCAATATCTACCGGATGGAGCGTTCCCACTGGCAATCCGGGGGAATTACCGCCAACCAGATGAAGCTGGATGATCTGCTTAAGGCGATGGTGAAGTAATCCGGCGTGAAGTGATAGTTAGGCTATAAGCAAAAAGAAGGTCTATCCGCAAGGTTGATAGATCTTCTTTTTTGTTTTACACTTGAGTATATGATAATGATTCTCAGTCAGGAGGGGCGGCAGTGACAGAACAGTTGCAGGAACACACCAAGAGAAGGCTGCTCCACAGCCTGATGAATATAGAAGTAGTTACACGCTCCCCATCCGGGAAGGATCAGACCGCAGTCTATCAGGAACATACTCTTATCATTGTGTCCGAAGGTCAGGGATGGCTCAAGGCAGAGGACAGGCAGTATTCCTTGGAAAAAGGGGCCGGGTTCCTGATCGAAGCCGGATCGCTGAACCGGATTCAGGCCGGGGAGCAGGGGATCAGCTGGTACCAGCTGGAGTTCGCGCTGATTCGGGCAGGGCACGTTAAGCTTGGCACCGGGGATAAGAGCCAGGAGGGACAAGGCGAATACATGATCCGCCAGGGATATCTGGACTGCCGGCCGTTCTCACAGTGTGCACTGCTGCTGGACTCCATCTATTATAGCTTCCGGCGCCCGGAGGATATCGAATGGTTCGCGGCCCAGACCCGGTTCCAGGAGCTGCTGCTCTTGCTGATGCGGGCGAATGCTCCTGTACAGAAGGCTAAAGATGAGCGTGAGGCCGTGGAGGATTCAATCCGCTATATGGAAGAGCATTGCAGTGAACCGTTATCGGTCGATCAGCTGGCTGAGATTGCCGGGATCGGACGGGCGCGGTATACACAGATCTTCAAAGAGATTACCGGACGGATGCCCCTGGAGCACCTGAACGGGCTGCGTATTGAGCGGGCCCAGCAGCAGCTTCTGCTGACCAGGGACCGGCTGCACGAGGTTGCCCTGGCTGCGGGATACAGCAATGAGTACTATTTCAACCGGCGCTTTAAAAGAACGGTAGGGGTGACTCCCGGACAATATAGAAACCTCCATCAGGAGGGCGTCCGGGTATTTGCCCCTTTTCTGGAGGATTATCTGCTGGCGCTCGGCATTACTCCGGTCGTACAGTATTGCCATGCCAAGTGGGGCAAGCAGGAATACCTCGGGCTGGATCAGGTTCCGGCGTTCGATATCTCAAGCGGAGACTGGCACGGGCTCAGCCGTTACTCGCCGGAGCTGATCATGCTGGATGACGGCTTCCAGCGCTGGCAGCTCGGGGAATGCAGCCGGGTCGCCCCGCTGTTCCGGCTTCCGTTCCACCAGGAAGACTGGCGTGCCACACTCCGCAGCGCAGCGGCCGTCTTCGGGAGAACGGGGCTGGTGCAGGAGGTAATCAGCGGATATGAACAGCAGGCCGGCCAGGCCAGACGGCTGCTCAGCCGCAGCGTCCAGGGGCAGACAGTAGCTTTGCTGCGGATTTCCGCCTGCGGGATTACCCTGTATGGGAGCGAGCATCTGGGCTATGCAGCGGGGGTACTATACGATGATCTGGGACTAGAGCGGCATCCCCTGGTCCGGCAGCTAACCCGCGGACAGAAACGTGTAATTCTCAGCAGTGAAGAGCTGTCCCGCCTGACGGCAGATCACCTGTTCATTACCTTTGACCTCCAGGAGGGCGGAGGCAGGGAACTGCTCGATACCCCGCTCTGGAGAAGCCTGCCTGCGGTGCGCAACCGCTGTGTGTACGAGGTGGATTTCATGGCCTGGATGAATTACGGTGTGTTGTCGCATCAGCGGAAGATCGCGGATGTGCTCAAGGTATTGGCTTGAAGATGATCATCCCTCAGAAATAATATAAAAAGAGCTTGCAATTCCCCGCCAAAGAGAGTATATTCTTAATTACGGTGATTGGATCACTGAATTACATAATATGCGGTCATGGCGGAATTGGCAGACGCGCTGGCTTCAGGTGCCAGTGATAGCAATATCGTGGAGGTTCGAGTCCTCTTGACCGCATCCGCATTACTCAATAGCCCTTCTTCGGAAGGGTTATTTTTTGCGTTTCTGATGTACAATTAATTTTCGACAAGAAAAAGACATATTCCCCTCCCTGACAAGTAAAAATATGTCGTTTTATTGGGAAAATTAGTGAATCATACAAAATACCGTGTTACTATAGTCGTAGATGAAGGATAATATGTAATTATCCTTTCTCTGCCCACCTAAATAATAATCAATGAATGCAGGAGCAGAAAATGGACAAATATGAGACTTATAAAGAAGATTTGAACAGAATTAAAGGAAAAACTATTGCAATCGTCTATATCTTTGAAGGGGAGGATGCTCCAGGATTTCAACATTATCATGTCTGGCAAAGCGATGTTATATCCAAGTGGATGAATGCAGTACAAGGATTATACTGTCTGCCTTTAATTCTGGATGTGCGTACCTTTGTGGAAAAAGCTATTGGCCGTACGTTACCACATATTGATTTTGTACTTAATCTTAATTGCGGAAGTTGTCAATTATCCTCTATGGCCCTTGTTCCGGCAATGTGCAGCTTTCTAGCTGTGCCTTGTATCCCTTGTGATGCCGTAAGCATTGTAACAGGTGAAAACAAGCGCTTATCGAACCTGATTGCAGAAGGCATAGGAATGAACGTTCCCAAAGAATTAATGCAGAGCAGCCCCAACGGAATTTACCGGCCGTTAAACTTTGGCAGCAGTTTTGGAGTCATACGCGGCCATTACGAAAGAGGCACAAATGATAACGGACTCTACCAGGAGTTTATTCCAGGGTATGATATAACAACTCCCGGCCTATATAATCCGCTTTCCGGTCAGATAGAGTTGCTGCCTACCGTTGTATATCTACCGGAATCTGACGATCCGAACTGGTTTTTTGGTGAGAACGAAAAAGAAGTTAAACGCGGGTACACCCAGGATATCCACCGTCTAATCTCTCCCGAATTAGGTCAACAGTTTATGGATATGGCTAAGGCCCTTTCTATTAATACGTTCTTCCGTATTGATGCGCGCGTCTCCATTCAGGATGTAACCTCTCAGGAAGAGCTGCTTCACACCACATTAACACCAAACAATACCTATTTTGTTGAAATCAATCCCATGCCTACTGTCAAGCAAGATAATGCGTATGGTTTCTCTTATGGTGCTTTATCTGAAGGAGATTCCTTCTTTGTCTGCATGGAAGAACACACCCGACTGAACAGATCAGCGGATGTGCATTCTTTCGTTTTGGCCAACTCGATGATTGCCTATCTCAGAGCCAAGTATTGAAAATAAAGGGATTAAGGCCATACTGTTCGATTTGCTTTTTACGTAAACCCGTCACTTCTAGGACAGTGTTCGGTATATTGCAATAATCCAAAATATCAAAATCATCATATTTGGCTTCAAGCCAATGTAATTGTTGAGCAAGCTGACCTGAACCTAATTGATTCGATTCAAATCCTTTACAGGCTAATTCTGAAATATGGTAATCATGCAGAAGATCTTTCCCCATTGAATTTGACTGCTTGAAGGCCACTGAAATAATATTCATGACAAGCCTAGCCGAAATAAACGGAAGCTTTTCAAAACCCATACTATCGAATATTTTATTCAAGAATTTTCTTAACTCATTTTCTTCAACGAGCTCAAATGATTTTGCTCTAGCAATAAACATATTGCACTTCAAAGCCATTTTTTGTACGTCCCGTCCTGGTTTCCCGGCGTAGTCCAGCCCTTTATTAAAGAAAGGGATTGCTTCCTCCGGGTCTCCATTCACAAGATGGGCAACCCCTGTATTGTTTAGAATATGCGACATTCCAACCAAGCCGGGCACATTATGAAGTGCTTTTTCTTGAAGATAGCCAAAATCACGAATATTTAAATGTTCCATATCAAATTGTTTCACAAGAGCGTTATTCCTGCAATAAATCGAATGATCTTCCATATTGTGATCTGAGAATATCTGACCAGCCTTGCTTAATAGATCTAGTTGGTGAGTTCGTGAAATTCCCGGGAAAAAATAGGCGTACCTATAGACATGGCCTAGAAGAATTTCGTTCTGAAGCTCCTTGGCTAGCTCATATGCATCCTTAATATCCTGTCCTCCAAAGTCATTACAGTATACCCGGAATAGCTTTGTCATGCACTCGAAGCTCTGCAACAACGTTCGCTCTTCTGTCGTGATGCCTTGAGCAGAGGTGATTTGATTAACAATATCTGTTAGCTCCGCTTGAATTTCATTTTTTTCGTCAAACAGCAAATTAGTACGTATCTTGAGAATGGATGGACTATAACGTTTGATAATTGACTTCTCTGCCCATTCCTCATTAAGCAGAACACCTCTTTTAGTGTGTGAACAGGTGCTGAAGCATTGTTGGGCAAATGCATTTAGAAATTCTTCAAGTGAATTCGCACCTTCATTGATAACTTTATACAGCTCGGAATCCCCCTCGTTACGAATCATCTTGAGATTCATCCCGTGAGGGCAATTCGCGAGCAATGATTTGGCACGTTCAAAATCATTATCTTTCAACAATATAATTATCGTCGGTTTTAAAATACTTTCTTTATGTAAGGCGATAAGTTGGTTTAGATATTTGGGTAGAACTTTTCCCTCCTGAATGATGATTGGATCAACAACGTCAGGCCCTGCTGCTTGATGCTCATGAACAGAAAACAGCTGGTGCAACGATGTAACTACTTCAATAATGTCAAGGGGATTTTTGTACTGGAAGCATTTTTTTATCAAATCTCCTATGTTGGGGACATGTTTGGCAATCCACTTTTGTATTTTTGATATTTTCTCGTGAGCCATGTCATTTGAATCAATGAAATTAACTTTACCACGATAAGATTTGAAAAAGTCCACACCACGGTTAACAGCAAAACGCTGTTCAGCAAGATAAATAGTAAATGCTTCATCACTTTCTTTAAAAAGTCCCCGTATATCTTCTTCCAACCCGCCTGCCTCCTCAATTCTTCTTGCATAACACACTTGAGCATCAGATAATTACATATTATCCTTCATAAAAGGCAATAAGAGCAGGGTGAACCTGGCATAACCCTGTAGTTCCTATGAATTAATTGAAACACGATTCCGCGGATGTTTAAGACTGAGTATATCATTCTGTTTTTTGGTTGAGACATGTGTATAAATTTGGGTTGTTGTTATTGAACTATGCCCTAATATCTGCTGAATGTAGCGAATATCCACATCTTCCTCCAATAATAGCGTTGCAAAGGAATGCCGAAACATGTGTGGCGTTAGGTGCTGCTGCACCTTGGCCTTTAATGCGAGTTTTTTAATCATGAAGCGGACGGATTGCTCTGAAAGGCGATGGTTAAGTCTATTCACAAAGAGAAATCCGACATTTTCAATTTGCTCGCTAAAAGCCACTTTATATCTATGTAATGCTGTGAGTACGTCAGAATTGCTGATGGTAATCATCCGCTCTTTTGAGCCTTTGCCATAGATCCGGATTTGTTTGTCGGGCAGATTCAGGTTATCCGATTGTAATGAACAAAGCTCGGAAACCCGCATACCTGTTGCGAATAAAAGCTCTAAAACGGCAATATTACGCAAGCAGGTAGCCATCTTATTAGGAGATTTATAATTCATTTCATACTCTTGATACGCTGACTGAAGTATAGTTTTTATTACATCCAGTGGTATGGTTTTGGGCAGAATGTGTGGCTCATGAAATTTCAGATTCATTTTTGAAAAAGGATTGCTTGTAATGAATTCCTCATACTCCATCCAGTTGCAAAAAGCCTTGATACTGGCGATTTTCCGTTTTACGGTTTTGGGTTTGAAAATATTGTGAAGGCTAATCACGTAATTTGACAGATTTATTTTACTTAAACAGCCATCGCTCCCTTTGATATACTGTAATAACTGCGCAATATCAATTCTATATGCCTTCAGTGTTTTGGAATCTAATCTTTTCTGATATTGACAATAATCTAAATAACCTTCAGATAAGTGGACAAAATTCTGCATTAATGAATCCTCCATTTTGTATGTATTGAATCATTATGCCTTCAAATGAAGATATTTGTCGAATATTCTGCGAGTTTTATGAAACGGTATAGCCAGTAAGGATGGCTGAACCGTTTTTTATTATTTAGTAGATTATGATTTTCTTTTGCTGCAGATAAAGTGTGTATGGATTTGGGCTTAGTAGCCTTTGAATCATCTAAATGAGGAGCAGATAAAATGTATGCGAAAAATCGAATGTAGTTTTCTGGGCGAAGGTACATGGGCCTGATTGTATATGAAAAGCCGAATAAGATGTATAGCCGCGAAGAGGGATGGGGC is a window of Paenibacillus sp. FSL H3-0469 DNA encoding:
- a CDS encoding ABC transporter substrate-binding protein — its product is MKNWGRKFIWTAVLILAMSAIAACGTNNKAADSKDVQTGNAAAASAAPAETGGAAASEGATRTVTGEFGEVEIPANPKRVAGIYVEDYLKALGVTPVVQWYHPSWGKQDYLNLDVPEFDISGSIEALLDKNPDLIITDGGVDAAKYEQYSQIAPTYRLPESVLQDSRLILTAVADALGIPEKGKAVLAEYDQKVAEGKAALQQALGQEKVAVIRLNVADKTVALFGIKNRFTGVLYNQFGLTPVPLAAEMTEFQSIISEEVIPELEADHIIVFPDNGGWDTAANQEAIKILDGPLWKNLPAVKNGNIYRMERSHWQSGGITANQMKLDDLLKAMVK
- a CDS encoding helix-turn-helix domain-containing protein, whose amino-acid sequence is MTEQLQEHTKRRLLHSLMNIEVVTRSPSGKDQTAVYQEHTLIIVSEGQGWLKAEDRQYSLEKGAGFLIEAGSLNRIQAGEQGISWYQLEFALIRAGHVKLGTGDKSQEGQGEYMIRQGYLDCRPFSQCALLLDSIYYSFRRPEDIEWFAAQTRFQELLLLLMRANAPVQKAKDEREAVEDSIRYMEEHCSEPLSVDQLAEIAGIGRARYTQIFKEITGRMPLEHLNGLRIERAQQQLLLTRDRLHEVALAAGYSNEYYFNRRFKRTVGVTPGQYRNLHQEGVRVFAPFLEDYLLALGITPVVQYCHAKWGKQEYLGLDQVPAFDISSGDWHGLSRYSPELIMLDDGFQRWQLGECSRVAPLFRLPFHQEDWRATLRSAAAVFGRTGLVQEVISGYEQQAGQARRLLSRSVQGQTVALLRISACGITLYGSEHLGYAAGVLYDDLGLERHPLVRQLTRGQKRVILSSEELSRLTADHLFITFDLQEGGGRELLDTPLWRSLPAVRNRCVYEVDFMAWMNYGVLSHQRKIADVLKVLA
- a CDS encoding tyrosine-type recombinase/integrase, which encodes MQNFVHLSEGYLDYCQYQKRLDSKTLKAYRIDIAQLLQYIKGSDGCLSKINLSNYVISLHNIFKPKTVKRKIASIKAFCNWMEYEEFITSNPFSKMNLKFHEPHILPKTIPLDVIKTILQSAYQEYEMNYKSPNKMATCLRNIAVLELLFATGMRVSELCSLQSDNLNLPDKQIRIYGKGSKERMITISNSDVLTALHRYKVAFSEQIENVGFLFVNRLNHRLSEQSVRFMIKKLALKAKVQQHLTPHMFRHSFATLLLEEDVDIRYIQQILGHSSITTTQIYTHVSTKKQNDILSLKHPRNRVSINS